The following proteins are encoded in a genomic region of Gimesia algae:
- a CDS encoding DUF1559 family PulG-like putative transporter — MTISFKCKKCGKNYKVSDDKAGKKFKCRQCEAPVRIPELETDDFSEDWEEPEPEYEAPARRRKSSAPKNKSKSKGRKKTSPGSNQNKLIAGGAIALVLIGGGLLFLFSSSKPGGGLMKSITDKVDVVINSQLNKSGGNSGNGSAASDIDNMKKIGQAFHDFHDSFTRFPPADAHLVDGKPLLSWRVHMLPFLGQKELYQRFNLQEAWDSPHNSALLKEMPDIYQTEGVNQAGYTSIMTFSGEGTPFTGDKGPQMRKFTDGTGNVILCVQAGSDKAVPWTKPVDLPFNQANPVSVLGQTSRGAFLCIMADGSIRKIPAGIASQTLKNAIQHNDGNVTPLF; from the coding sequence ATGACTATCAGTTTTAAATGTAAAAAGTGTGGTAAGAACTACAAAGTCAGTGACGACAAAGCGGGTAAAAAATTCAAATGTCGCCAGTGTGAAGCGCCTGTCAGAATTCCGGAACTTGAAACTGATGACTTTTCAGAGGACTGGGAAGAACCAGAGCCGGAGTATGAAGCCCCTGCCCGACGTCGCAAAAGCAGCGCACCAAAAAATAAGTCGAAATCCAAAGGTCGAAAAAAAACATCTCCAGGCTCAAACCAGAATAAGTTGATTGCGGGAGGCGCAATAGCGCTCGTCCTGATTGGCGGCGGACTGTTATTTTTGTTCTCTTCCAGTAAACCTGGTGGAGGACTCATGAAGTCAATCACGGACAAAGTTGATGTGGTCATCAATTCGCAATTAAATAAGTCTGGTGGGAATTCGGGAAATGGATCTGCTGCCTCTGACATTGATAACATGAAGAAAATCGGTCAGGCGTTTCATGACTTCCATGATTCCTTTACCCGTTTCCCTCCCGCAGATGCGCATCTGGTCGATGGAAAACCTCTGCTCAGTTGGCGCGTACACATGCTTCCATTTCTTGGACAGAAAGAGCTTTATCAACGTTTTAATCTGCAGGAAGCCTGGGACAGTCCTCACAATTCTGCTCTACTGAAAGAAATGCCTGATATCTACCAGACCGAAGGAGTCAATCAAGCTGGCTATACTTCGATCATGACCTTCAGTGGCGAGGGAACCCCCTTCACCGGAGACAAAGGGCCACAAATGCGCAAGTTTACTGACGGTACGGGAAATGTCATCCTCTGCGTTCAGGCAGGCTCGGACAAAGCAGTCCCCTGGACAAAACCTGTGGACCTGCCCTTCAATCAGGCCAATCCGGTCAGCGTACTGGGACAGACCTCACGGGGCGCATTTCTCTGTATCATGGCTGACGGATCGATCAGAAAAATCCCAGCTGGCATTGCATCTCAGACACTTAAGAACGCGATCCAGCACAACGACGGAAATGTCACTCCTCTTTTTTAA
- a CDS encoding DUF1559 family PulG-like putative transporter, with the protein MPAIRNTVITLGTILLIAFSSGCQKNQSTDPKTEQTSATEEKKATAASEEKPIDPKMVTKPGEPMTAERYQAVKARLKQIGLAMHNFADQNRTFLPSVEEHPEYYDENGRLKVSWRVHLLPFLEQKKLYGQFKLDEAWDSPHNALLAKNMPDAFRSPDTPAGSDKTRFRVFEGTREENQQKEKAPTTMFPLGTPLGFRDILDGTSNTVMAVEVGPDKAVEWTKPGGLNIAHPRAEFGDAARGIPVLIGDGSIICFKRDIDDVIWKALIGPDDETRIDWRDIEIKHSTLSAKQSQLLNQLKQIVVAFFNYHETFQRFPPAEKDLVDGKPNLSWRVHLLPFLDQKKLYDQFKLDEAWDSPHNKTLLDQMPDLFQFNPQVKPGATQVMTFSGENTPFPGGLGPRIRDITDGTSNTIFFVIAGPDKAVPWTKPEDLAFDPADPAQALGKLSSPAYVAVMMDGSIRSVPVNLPAKTLVKLIQPADGMIVDVELKPYRPQ; encoded by the coding sequence ATGCCTGCCATTCGAAATACCGTAATAACGCTGGGTACAATCCTGCTCATTGCTTTCTCTTCTGGCTGCCAGAAGAATCAATCAACCGATCCCAAAACTGAGCAGACATCTGCGACTGAAGAAAAAAAGGCTACTGCTGCCTCTGAAGAAAAACCCATTGATCCCAAGATGGTGACTAAGCCAGGCGAGCCGATGACTGCAGAGCGTTATCAGGCGGTCAAAGCACGTCTCAAGCAGATTGGATTAGCAATGCATAACTTTGCTGATCAGAATCGTACCTTCCTTCCCTCTGTAGAGGAACATCCTGAATACTATGATGAGAATGGTCGTCTGAAAGTCAGCTGGCGCGTGCATCTCCTGCCTTTCCTTGAACAGAAAAAACTGTACGGGCAATTCAAACTGGACGAAGCCTGGGACAGTCCTCACAATGCGCTACTGGCGAAAAACATGCCTGATGCCTTCCGTTCCCCTGATACTCCGGCAGGTTCAGACAAAACCCGCTTCCGGGTATTTGAAGGAACACGGGAAGAAAACCAACAAAAAGAAAAAGCCCCCACTACAATGTTTCCACTGGGGACTCCCCTTGGGTTTCGCGATATTCTGGACGGAACATCCAATACGGTGATGGCCGTCGAAGTCGGGCCTGATAAAGCGGTCGAATGGACGAAACCTGGCGGTCTGAACATTGCGCATCCCAGAGCAGAGTTCGGAGATGCCGCCAGAGGGATTCCCGTCCTGATTGGTGACGGATCAATCATATGTTTCAAGCGGGACATTGATGACGTAATATGGAAAGCGTTGATCGGCCCGGATGACGAAACCAGGATTGACTGGAGAGACATTGAAATTAAGCATTCGACCCTGTCAGCCAAACAGTCTCAGCTATTAAATCAGTTAAAGCAGATCGTTGTTGCTTTTTTTAACTACCATGAAACATTCCAGCGATTTCCACCCGCTGAGAAAGATTTAGTTGATGGAAAACCCAATTTAAGCTGGCGCGTGCACCTGCTGCCTTTTCTTGATCAGAAAAAACTGTACGACCAGTTTAAACTGGATGAGGCTTGGGACAGTCCCCACAATAAAACACTGCTCGATCAAATGCCCGATCTTTTTCAGTTTAATCCACAAGTTAAGCCAGGCGCTACGCAGGTGATGACTTTTTCCGGCGAGAACACCCCCTTTCCAGGAGGACTGGGTCCCAGAATCAGAGACATTACTGACGGCACTTCGAATACCATTTTCTTTGTGATTGCAGGCCCAGATAAAGCAGTCCCCTGGACAAAACCGGAAGATCTAGCCTTTGATCCGGCCGACCCAGCCCAAGCGCTGGGTAAGCTATCTTCTCCTGCCTATGTTGCAGTCATGATGGATGGTTCGATTCGATCTGTCCCTGTGAATCTACCAGCCAAAACACTGGTCAAGCTGATTCAACCCGCTGACGGTATGATAGTCGATGTTGAACTCAAACCTTACCGTCCCCAATAA
- a CDS encoding DUF1559 family PulG-like putative transporter, translating to MKISRSIPLLFLTILFSTNNGGCQKNAPPSPETDAEQVAAESPAENTAEEKTSSTTTPEEKPIDPKLVVKPGEPMTAERFNAVKENLKQLGLSLHNFHDEYSMFLPSPEDHPEYYDENGLLKVSWRVHLLPFLDQKDLYKQFKLDEAWDSPHNAPLAKNMPETFRSPDTPTGATKTRFRIFQGKREKDSEGKMRMTSLFPLGTPARMRDTLDGTSNTIMVVEVGPDKAVEWTKPGGLSLTQPKEELGATASTVAVLKGDGLVSLIKQDLDEIQWKELVGPQDMTRIDWDVIEVQP from the coding sequence ATGAAAATTTCACGCAGCATCCCACTTCTGTTTCTGACCATCCTCTTCAGTACCAACAATGGTGGCTGCCAGAAGAATGCCCCCCCAAGCCCGGAAACGGATGCGGAACAGGTCGCCGCCGAGAGTCCTGCAGAAAATACTGCTGAGGAAAAAACTTCTTCAACGACGACTCCGGAAGAAAAGCCCATTGATCCAAAGCTGGTGGTCAAGCCAGGTGAGCCGATGACAGCAGAGCGATTTAATGCCGTGAAAGAAAATCTCAAGCAGTTGGGGCTGTCGCTGCACAACTTCCATGACGAATACAGCATGTTCTTACCCTCTCCGGAAGACCATCCGGAATACTATGATGAAAACGGCCTTTTGAAGGTGAGCTGGCGGGTGCACCTTCTGCCTTTCCTCGATCAGAAGGATCTGTACAAGCAATTCAAACTGGATGAAGCCTGGGACAGTCCCCACAATGCTCCCCTGGCAAAAAACATGCCTGAGACCTTCCGCTCTCCAGATACTCCAACTGGTGCAACTAAGACGCGCTTCCGCATTTTTCAAGGCAAGCGTGAAAAGGACAGCGAAGGTAAAATGAGAATGACCTCCCTGTTCCCCCTGGGAACACCTGCCCGTATGAGAGATACCCTTGATGGGACTTCCAACACGATTATGGTGGTCGAAGTGGGTCCCGATAAAGCCGTCGAATGGACCAAGCCTGGCGGACTGAGCCTGACACAACCCAAAGAGGAGCTGGGGGCTACCGCCTCTACAGTTGCCGTTCTGAAAGGTGACGGTTTGGTCTCCCTGATCAAACAGGATCTGGACGAGATTCAATGGAAAGAACTTGTGGGCCCACAAGACATGACCCGGATTGACTGGGATGTCATTGAAGTTCAACCGTAG
- a CDS encoding lactonase family protein: protein MNFTEQSRRSFLKSSLAMSGAIPLVAGLAQAESKSAGKPLMAYVGTFSSPLQDVLDTQVDLPPGNGRGIHLFQIDRQTGAMAPAGIQRMGTSPSCLAVNAVGTRLYSTNETDRVGKEKHGSVSAFAINQQDGSLTPLNKVSSGGDGPTYVSIHPSGKYLLIANYFGGSVSVLPILEDGRLGEATDVKNDSGEIGPTTAENAPEGSFAFSGHDHTHAHMIQADPSGRFVLHVDLGLDKIYIWKFDENTGKLTPNDPPTVSLPPGDGPRHFHFHPNGRWFYSIQEEGSTLVLFDYDSKAGTLTSRQTISTLPAGFKGSNFCSEILVSPDGKFVYAGNRLHDSIGIFAVGPQGELTWVADEWTRGNYPRSFSFDPTGEFLYCGNQRADNIAIFKVDRNSGKLTFTDQYAAVGNPSHIVFLDLAKKQ from the coding sequence ATGAATTTTACCGAGCAGTCTCGTCGTTCTTTTCTGAAATCTTCTCTGGCGATGTCAGGAGCAATTCCGCTTGTCGCTGGTCTGGCTCAGGCAGAATCAAAGTCGGCGGGCAAACCACTGATGGCGTATGTGGGCACTTTCAGTTCTCCGCTTCAAGATGTATTAGATACTCAGGTTGATCTGCCGCCCGGCAATGGACGTGGCATTCACTTGTTTCAAATTGATCGCCAGACTGGAGCCATGGCACCCGCCGGCATCCAGCGTATGGGAACTAGCCCCAGTTGTCTGGCCGTCAACGCAGTTGGCACGCGACTCTATTCGACGAATGAAACTGATCGCGTGGGAAAAGAGAAGCATGGTTCTGTCTCCGCGTTTGCGATTAATCAACAGGACGGATCACTGACACCTCTCAACAAGGTCAGCTCTGGGGGAGACGGACCCACTTACGTGAGCATTCATCCTTCAGGTAAATATCTGCTGATCGCCAATTATTTTGGTGGCTCGGTTTCCGTGCTTCCCATTCTGGAAGACGGACGACTGGGCGAGGCGACTGATGTGAAAAATGATTCAGGCGAAATTGGTCCCACCACGGCTGAAAATGCACCAGAAGGCAGCTTCGCTTTCAGCGGACATGATCACACGCACGCACATATGATTCAGGCCGACCCGAGCGGGCGGTTTGTACTGCACGTTGATCTGGGGCTGGATAAAATCTATATCTGGAAGTTCGATGAGAACACAGGAAAACTGACCCCAAATGATCCCCCAACCGTCTCGCTGCCTCCCGGTGATGGCCCCCGGCATTTCCATTTTCATCCCAATGGGCGCTGGTTCTATTCCATTCAGGAAGAGGGCTCAACCCTGGTGCTGTTTGATTACGATTCGAAAGCGGGGACACTGACTTCCCGACAGACCATTTCGACTCTCCCAGCCGGTTTTAAAGGCAGCAACTTCTGCTCAGAAATTCTGGTTTCGCCTGATGGAAAGTTTGTGTATGCAGGCAACCGACTGCATGACAGTATTGGCATCTTCGCGGTCGGCCCACAGGGGGAATTGACCTGGGTTGCCGACGAATGGACCCGCGGCAATTACCCCCGCAGTTTCAGTTTCGATCCCACAGGAGAATTCCTGTACTGCGGTAATCAGCGAGCGGACAACATCGCCATTTTTAAGGTAGACAGAAACTCCGGGAAATTGACGTTCACCGATCAGTATGCCGCAGTGGGCAACCCTTCTCATATCGTCTTTCTGGATCTGGCTAAAAAGCAATAG
- a CDS encoding DUF4339 domain-containing protein, which produces MAKEWHYAKDGERHGPVTSQQLKKLATSGELQPTDLVWTEGNDEWKPASGIKGLFPTKPDSSTPPPVPGSMNTAKMDTAPALWNPTAIRLWSLLFTWGFGGFLMAQNWKSLGEHEKAKKSMIWFYSIFGFIFLGLITPDDDFTLKIFRFVGLGILAVWSIFSAQPQINYIKKRFENDYQRRSWGKPIGIVSACLCFLLAYTVLPTLLGTPAEILTVRYGKLDAYPGIGIGNAIDEFLSDPEWSVIESEDGNHFVNISGGMTYQENPVKALLQFLVVDDRFEFTALEFNGIVQNEIMRVSLMDKMMSNFIDSSGSDTGGVVPQKTASLADYDSIHSGMSQAEVEAILGSGTEVSNTEAGSVSMVIVNYFVPDGVITVNYTNGKVFSKAKL; this is translated from the coding sequence ATGGCGAAAGAATGGCATTATGCAAAAGACGGCGAAAGACACGGCCCTGTCACGTCCCAGCAGTTGAAGAAACTCGCTACTTCCGGCGAACTTCAGCCGACTGATCTCGTTTGGACTGAAGGAAATGATGAGTGGAAACCAGCGAGCGGCATCAAGGGATTGTTCCCTACAAAGCCAGATTCATCAACGCCACCACCGGTCCCCGGTTCAATGAATACAGCCAAAATGGATACGGCACCTGCTCTTTGGAATCCAACTGCTATTCGATTATGGAGTTTGCTTTTTACGTGGGGCTTTGGTGGATTTTTGATGGCTCAGAATTGGAAGTCATTGGGGGAGCATGAAAAAGCAAAGAAATCGATGATATGGTTTTATTCAATATTTGGATTCATCTTTCTTGGGCTGATTACTCCTGATGATGATTTCACGCTGAAAATATTTCGTTTTGTAGGACTTGGAATTCTTGCGGTTTGGTCAATATTTTCGGCACAGCCTCAAATAAATTATATCAAAAAGCGTTTTGAAAATGACTATCAAAGACGTTCTTGGGGTAAACCAATTGGCATTGTGTCGGCGTGTTTATGCTTTCTGCTTGCGTATACCGTGCTTCCTACGCTGCTTGGTACACCGGCAGAAATTCTCACAGTCCGGTATGGAAAACTCGACGCTTATCCGGGCATCGGCATTGGGAATGCCATCGATGAGTTTCTATCTGATCCCGAATGGTCGGTTATCGAAAGTGAAGACGGCAATCACTTCGTCAATATCTCTGGCGGAATGACGTATCAGGAAAATCCTGTGAAAGCATTGCTCCAATTTCTTGTCGTTGATGATCGCTTTGAATTTACCGCTCTTGAATTTAACGGAATCGTTCAGAATGAAATCATGAGAGTGAGTCTGATGGATAAGATGATGAGTAATTTCATTGATTCGTCGGGATCGGATACAGGCGGTGTGGTGCCACAAAAGACGGCATCGCTCGCAGATTACGACAGTATCCATTCTGGGATGTCACAGGCAGAGGTTGAAGCAATTCTTGGTTCCGGTACGGAAGTTTCGAATACCGAAGCCGGAAGCGTCTCGATGGTTATTGTCAACTACTTCGTGCCTGACGGGGTGATTACTGTAAATTACACGAACGGAAAAGTGTTCTCGAAGGCGAAATTGTGA
- a CDS encoding NADAR family protein, whose product MSDNKTINFYSVSDEYGEFSNFAPFPVRIDGKKWPTSEHYFHAQKFVGDEHLEAIRKAKSPMIAARMGRSRKRPLRKDWESVKVSIMRKAVLAKFSQHEDLCTMLISTGNAKIVEHTSNDSYWGDGGNGSGKNMLGQILMQVREQLQDERG is encoded by the coding sequence ATGTCCGACAACAAGACTATCAACTTTTACAGCGTTAGCGATGAGTACGGCGAGTTTTCGAACTTTGCCCCGTTTCCAGTACGGATAGACGGCAAGAAATGGCCTACGTCCGAGCATTACTTTCACGCTCAAAAGTTTGTTGGTGATGAACACCTCGAAGCAATACGCAAGGCGAAATCACCCATGATTGCCGCTCGTATGGGCCGTAGTCGTAAACGGCCTTTGAGAAAAGACTGGGAGTCGGTCAAAGTTTCGATTATGCGGAAAGCGGTGCTTGCAAAATTTAGTCAACACGAAGACTTGTGTACAATGCTCATTTCGACTGGCAATGCGAAAATCGTAGAACATACCTCAAACGACTCCTACTGGGGTGATGGTGGCAACGGAAGCGGCAAGAACATGCTTGGGCAAATCCTGATGCAAGTTCGAGAACAGCTTCAGGACGAGCGTGGATAA
- a CDS encoding HEAT repeat domain-containing protein: protein MINNILELLRTFALRTDPDRVFDAEQALQQLGEAAIHALIESLNDSDEDLRILALQILEHIDQNTEPALPAMINALKDPDRNVRIAALTPIASFGAKAIDAVPILEKWIGSDDEFSHVSAVGHILMIDSTRSKELMPVLIKSLKSDDFGIRCQTVWLLGQLGELAKEAMPELKRLLNDDGSSVQGVAAEAIRDITDNDPSHVAIRN, encoded by the coding sequence ATGATCAACAACATCCTTGAACTCCTTCGCACGTTCGCCCTTCGGACTGATCCCGACCGGGTATTCGATGCCGAGCAAGCACTTCAGCAACTCGGTGAAGCAGCAATCCACGCTTTGATAGAATCTCTCAACGACTCTGACGAAGACCTGCGTATTCTTGCACTACAAATACTCGAACACATCGACCAAAATACCGAACCAGCACTCCCAGCCATGATCAATGCTCTGAAAGATCCCGACCGCAATGTAAGAATTGCTGCCCTCACACCAATAGCTTCGTTTGGGGCAAAGGCGATTGATGCCGTTCCAATTCTGGAGAAATGGATCGGTAGCGATGACGAGTTCAGTCATGTTAGCGCAGTCGGCCACATCTTGATGATTGATTCCACAAGATCCAAAGAACTCATGCCGGTTCTGATCAAGTCATTGAAGAGCGACGACTTCGGCATTCGATGTCAGACAGTATGGCTCCTTGGGCAACTCGGCGAGTTGGCCAAAGAAGCCATGCCTGAATTAAAGCGGCTGCTAAACGATGATGGCTCATCTGTGCAGGGTGTTGCAGCAGAAGCGATTCGGGATATTACGGACAACGATCCAAGTCATGTGGCAATTCGGAACTGA